In one Sphingobium indicum B90A genomic region, the following are encoded:
- a CDS encoding MmcB family DNA repair protein — MDSDLSDSCSPLTDGTALAVARGTLRLFFRHDMCGILEVPLPNGRRADIMALDGAGRITIVEIKCSRADLLGDMKWPDYFDYCDRYFWAVPSGFDLSLFESEALWPGRTGLIVADRYDAELVRPAPMEPLAAARRKAETLRFARRAARRLTALADPDHAAELGW, encoded by the coding sequence ATGGACTCCGATCTTTCCGACAGTTGTTCGCCCCTGACCGACGGCACGGCGCTGGCCGTGGCGCGGGGTACGCTGCGCCTGTTCTTCCGCCACGACATGTGCGGGATATTGGAAGTGCCGCTGCCCAATGGCCGGCGCGCCGACATCATGGCGCTGGACGGGGCCGGACGGATCACCATCGTGGAGATCAAGTGCAGTCGCGCCGACCTGCTGGGCGACATGAAATGGCCCGATTATTTCGACTATTGCGACCGTTATTTCTGGGCCGTGCCGTCCGGCTTCGACCTGTCGCTGTTCGAAAGCGAGGCGCTATGGCCGGGGCGGACGGGACTGATCGTCGCGGACCGATATGACGCCGAACTGGTGCGTCCGGCGCCGATGGAGCCGCTGGCGGCGGCGCGGCGCAAAGCGGAAACGCTGCGCTTCGCCCGACGGGCCGCGCGACGGCTGACGGCGCTGGCCGACCCGGACCATGCCGCGGAACTGGGCTGGTAG
- a CDS encoding cell wall hydrolase, with protein sequence MSFRLKAAIIAAFSLSATAAVTAADMSSASEAAPSVLSLPGSNELNAAPAGAQPAVTFAAPREVVQPLAPLSDSADVKADNLAALVDAQGAPEDVSGDMKCLAGAVYFESKGESLEGQLAVARVIINRARSGRFADSLCGVIYQPGQFSFVRGNGMPSIRLGSESWREAVAIAQIAMEDSWNSKAEGALYFHARRVSPGWGKRQLAAIDNHVFYR encoded by the coding sequence ATGAGTTTTCGTCTGAAGGCTGCGATCATCGCGGCATTTTCCCTTTCCGCCACCGCGGCGGTCACTGCGGCCGACATGTCGAGCGCTTCCGAAGCGGCTCCGTCGGTCCTTTCCCTTCCGGGAAGCAATGAGCTGAATGCAGCTCCGGCCGGCGCCCAGCCCGCCGTCACTTTCGCCGCGCCGCGCGAAGTCGTGCAGCCGCTGGCTCCCCTTTCCGACAGCGCCGATGTGAAGGCGGACAATCTCGCCGCCCTGGTGGACGCGCAGGGCGCGCCCGAGGATGTTTCCGGCGACATGAAGTGCCTGGCCGGCGCCGTTTATTTCGAATCCAAGGGCGAAAGCCTGGAAGGCCAGTTGGCCGTCGCTCGCGTCATCATCAACCGCGCCCGCTCCGGCCGCTTCGCCGACAGCCTGTGCGGCGTCATCTATCAGCCCGGCCAGTTCAGCTTCGTGCGCGGCAACGGCATGCCGTCGATCCGCCTGGGCAGCGAAAGCTGGCGCGAGGCCGTCGCCATCGCCCAGATCGCGATGGAGGATAGCTGGAACAGCAAGGCGGAAGGCGCGCTCTATTTCCATGCGCGCCGCGTTTCGCCGGGCTGGGGCAAGCGCCAGCTCGCCGCGATCGACAATCACGTCTTCTATCGCTGA
- a CDS encoding DUF1491 family protein has product MPTDPPDARLTSAMLVGALTRRCAAAGGFATVLVKGDEISGAILLQTLEKGREQGLFERVPDYAGGYRLVRCGPDTEKGQEAMAQYLARRRGSDPDLWVIELDIADAERFAAETIC; this is encoded by the coding sequence ATGCCGACTGACCCACCCGATGCGCGGCTGACCAGCGCGATGCTGGTCGGCGCGCTGACGCGCCGCTGCGCCGCGGCGGGCGGCTTCGCCACGGTGCTGGTGAAGGGGGACGAGATCAGCGGAGCGATCCTGCTCCAGACGTTGGAAAAGGGGCGGGAACAGGGCCTGTTCGAGCGCGTTCCTGATTATGCGGGCGGCTACAGGCTGGTCCGCTGCGGCCCCGATACGGAAAAGGGGCAGGAGGCCATGGCCCAATATCTTGCGCGTCGGCGCGGATCGGACCCCGATCTGTGGGTCATTGAACTCGACATCGCGGATGCGGAACGGTTCGCCGCTGAAACGATCTGTTAA
- a CDS encoding PaaI family thioesterase, with product MPCSLVARRVTQPDRESAASALPSGEEAHFRALESLYRSAPINRLFRSQLTIPEEGRSIIHFDVDETQFHAAGAVHGTVYFKMLDDAAFYAANSLVSDRFLLTTSFNLLFTRPIGPGRIRAEGRWISGRRRVYVAEASLIDADGEEVGRGTGTFMRSQFPLSSLPGYAD from the coding sequence ATGCCCTGCTCGCTGGTGGCGAGGCGCGTGACGCAGCCTGATCGGGAATCGGCCGCCAGCGCCCTGCCCAGCGGGGAGGAGGCGCATTTCCGGGCGCTGGAGTCTCTCTACCGCTCCGCACCGATCAACCGGCTGTTCCGGTCGCAACTGACGATCCCGGAAGAAGGCCGGTCGATCATCCATTTCGACGTGGACGAGACCCAGTTCCACGCGGCGGGGGCGGTGCACGGCACGGTCTATTTCAAGATGCTGGACGATGCGGCCTTCTACGCCGCCAACAGCCTGGTCAGCGACCGTTTCCTGCTGACGACCAGCTTCAACCTGCTGTTCACCCGCCCGATCGGGCCGGGCCGCATCAGGGCGGAAGGGCGCTGGATCAGCGGCAGGCGGCGCGTCTATGTCGCGGAAGCCAGCCTGATCGATGCCGATGGCGAGGAGGTCGGGCGCGGCACCGGCACCTTCATGCGGTCGCAATTCCCCTTGTCGTCCCTGCCCGGCTATGCCGACTGA
- a CDS encoding PTS sugar transporter subunit IIA — MVHFNDIVAPDALGTALSVNGKKQLFQKVATLAAQAYGLEADMVAEALLEREKLGSTGFGGGVAIPHAKIPGLQKMCGVVVLLDPAVPFDAVDEAPVDIVFALLSPIDSGAEHLKTLARVSRYLRDEGQVARLRGAKSTAALHALLAGGEARDAA, encoded by the coding sequence ATGGTTCATTTCAACGATATCGTCGCACCGGATGCATTGGGCACCGCCCTTTCGGTGAACGGCAAGAAGCAGTTGTTTCAGAAGGTTGCGACGCTGGCTGCCCAGGCCTACGGCCTGGAAGCGGATATGGTGGCGGAAGCGCTGCTGGAGCGCGAGAAGCTGGGGTCCACCGGCTTTGGCGGCGGAGTCGCGATTCCCCATGCGAAGATTCCGGGCCTTCAGAAAATGTGCGGCGTGGTCGTCCTGCTCGACCCGGCGGTTCCCTTCGACGCGGTGGACGAAGCGCCGGTGGACATCGTCTTCGCGCTGCTCTCCCCGATCGATTCGGGCGCCGAGCATCTCAAGACGCTGGCCCGCGTCTCGCGCTACCTGCGCGACGAGGGGCAGGTCGCCCGGTTGCGCGGCGCCAAGTCGACGGCGGCGCTTCATGCCCTGCTCGCTGGTGGCGAGGCGCGTGACGCAGCCTGA
- the hpf gene encoding ribosome hibernation-promoting factor, HPF/YfiA family, with translation MDIRVSGHQVDTGDALKQHVWTRLEAMAEKYFSRALSAQVTFRPAPHGAFHCDIVCHVMTGLILKGAGEAQEAHPAFDQAAERIEKQLRRYLRRLKDRSAQAAAAEANRTNGFSVEELDGAGYTIFASPADEEEPAEAPLIVAETKVDIPEASVSDAVMMLDLRNTNALLFVNAGTAAYNMVYRRQDGTIGWVEPRLA, from the coding sequence ATGGATATTCGTGTTTCCGGGCATCAGGTCGATACGGGCGACGCGCTCAAGCAGCATGTCTGGACCCGTCTGGAGGCCATGGCCGAGAAATATTTTTCCCGCGCGCTTTCCGCCCAGGTCACGTTCCGGCCGGCCCCGCACGGCGCCTTCCATTGCGACATCGTCTGCCATGTCATGACCGGCCTGATCCTCAAGGGCGCCGGAGAGGCGCAGGAGGCGCATCCCGCCTTCGATCAGGCGGCCGAGCGGATCGAGAAGCAGTTGCGCCGCTACCTCCGCCGCCTGAAGGATCGCAGCGCCCAGGCCGCCGCGGCCGAGGCGAACCGGACCAATGGTTTCAGCGTCGAGGAGCTGGACGGCGCAGGCTACACGATTTTCGCATCCCCGGCCGATGAGGAGGAACCGGCCGAAGCGCCGCTGATCGTGGCGGAAACCAAGGTCGACATTCCCGAAGCCAGCGTGTCGGATGCGGTGATGATGCTCGACCTGCGCAACACCAACGCGCTGTTGTTCGTCAATGCCGGGACCGCGGCGTACAACATGGTCTATCGCCGGCAGGACGGGACCATCGGCTGGGTCGAGCCCCGACTGGCCTGA
- the dnaQ gene encoding DNA polymerase III subunit epsilon: MREIIFDTETTGFDPASGDRLVEIGCIELLNRVPTGRTFHAYYNPQRSMPAAAEAVHGLSDSFLRDKPLFSHGVEELLAFLEDSHLVAHNARFDFGFLNHELRLCGLPEVSMARMIDTVAIARQLHPGAKHSLDALCTRYGIDRSHRIKHGALLDAELLAQLYIELTGGRQIGLGLAQEEEKRVANMELAAEVAVRPVRPARVFAVSAEELERHAAFVATLEKPLWLEEV, encoded by the coding sequence ATGCGCGAGATCATTTTCGACACCGAAACGACGGGATTCGACCCAGCTTCCGGAGATCGCCTGGTCGAAATCGGATGCATCGAACTCCTCAACCGGGTTCCCACGGGCCGCACATTCCACGCTTATTACAATCCGCAACGGTCCATGCCGGCCGCGGCGGAGGCGGTGCACGGCCTGTCCGACAGCTTCCTGAGGGACAAGCCGCTGTTTTCCCATGGGGTGGAGGAACTGCTCGCCTTTCTGGAGGACAGCCATCTGGTCGCGCACAATGCGCGCTTCGACTTCGGCTTCCTCAACCACGAATTGAGGCTGTGCGGATTGCCCGAAGTGTCGATGGCGCGGATGATCGACACCGTCGCCATAGCGCGGCAGCTTCACCCCGGCGCCAAGCACAGCCTGGACGCGCTCTGCACCCGATACGGCATCGACCGCAGCCACCGCATCAAGCATGGCGCTCTGCTCGACGCCGAATTGCTGGCCCAGCTTTACATCGAGTTGACCGGCGGCCGTCAGATCGGCCTCGGTCTTGCACAGGAGGAAGAGAAACGCGTTGCAAATATGGAACTTGCGGCGGAAGTCGCGGTTCGCCCTGTTCGTCCCGCGCGCGTCTTTGCGGTAAGCGCGGAGGAGCTGGAGAGGCATGCAGCGTTCGTCGCGACGCTGGAAAAGCCGCTCTGGCTTGAGGAGGTCTGA
- the coaE gene encoding dephospho-CoA kinase (Dephospho-CoA kinase (CoaE) performs the final step in coenzyme A biosynthesis.): MKIYGLTGSIGMGKSAVAAMLRREGVPLFDADAEVHRLQGPGGALLPAIEARFPGTTGPKGVDRAKLGAAVFGHPQELKALETIVHPAVQQGRRAFLQRNRSRRFVVLDIPLLFERHGDRKLAGVIVVTAPAWKQRKRVLARPGMTAAKFRRIVHLQTPDAEKRRRADYIIHTGTTFAETRFQVRRLVACLGAKTGR, from the coding sequence ATGAAGATCTACGGTCTCACCGGCTCCATCGGCATGGGGAAGTCCGCCGTCGCGGCCATGTTGCGGCGGGAAGGCGTCCCGCTGTTCGATGCCGATGCGGAGGTGCATCGCCTGCAGGGGCCGGGCGGCGCGCTGCTGCCGGCGATAGAGGCGCGCTTTCCCGGCACGACGGGTCCAAAGGGCGTCGACCGGGCGAAGCTGGGCGCGGCGGTCTTTGGCCATCCGCAGGAATTGAAGGCGCTGGAGACCATCGTCCATCCCGCCGTGCAACAGGGCCGCAGGGCGTTCCTGCAAAGGAACCGATCGCGCAGGTTCGTGGTGCTGGACATTCCGCTGCTGTTCGAGAGGCATGGCGATCGCAAGCTGGCGGGCGTCATCGTCGTCACGGCCCCGGCCTGGAAGCAGCGCAAGCGAGTCCTGGCCCGGCCCGGCATGACCGCTGCGAAATTCCGCCGGATTGTCCATCTGCAAACGCCCGATGCCGAAAAGCGGCGGCGGGCGGATTATATCATCCACACGGGGACGACCTTCGCGGAGACCCGCTTCCAGGTCCGCCGCCTGGTCGCTTGCCTTGGTGCGAAGACAGGCCGATAA
- the aroE gene encoding shikimate dehydrogenase, with product MTDKLPYAEVIGDPIAHSKSPLIHNFWLDALGIEAEYRKTHVTSEGLAAYFLARRADPDWLGCNVTIPHKIAVMDYTDDPGGVRERIGAMNTIASETGGPLIGTNTDAGGFLQPLLRDKWKGQSAVLVGAGGAARAILFALTSLGVPDITVMARDAAKGQALLDRAGVKGRVIGMTDALPGADLIVNTSSLGMAGQPVLDLDLSPLNPDATVYDIVYAPLETQLLKAARMNGLKTLDGLEMLIGQAALAFDIFFDAQAPRERDEELRALLLAA from the coding sequence ATGACCGACAAGCTCCCCTATGCCGAGGTGATCGGCGATCCGATCGCGCACAGCAAGTCGCCGCTGATCCACAATTTCTGGCTGGATGCGCTGGGAATAGAGGCGGAGTATCGGAAAACCCATGTCACCAGTGAGGGTCTGGCCGCCTATTTCCTCGCCCGGCGGGCCGATCCGGACTGGCTGGGCTGCAACGTCACCATCCCGCACAAGATCGCGGTGATGGACTATACCGACGATCCGGGCGGGGTGCGCGAGCGGATCGGCGCGATGAACACCATCGCCAGCGAGACGGGCGGGCCGCTGATCGGCACCAACACCGATGCGGGCGGGTTCCTCCAGCCGCTGCTGCGCGACAAGTGGAAGGGGCAGAGCGCCGTGCTTGTGGGCGCGGGCGGCGCGGCGCGGGCGATCCTGTTCGCGCTGACCAGCCTGGGCGTGCCGGACATCACGGTCATGGCGCGGGATGCGGCGAAGGGGCAGGCGCTGCTCGACCGCGCGGGGGTAAAGGGCCGGGTGATCGGCATGACCGACGCGCTGCCCGGCGCGGACCTGATCGTCAATACCAGCTCGCTCGGCATGGCGGGCCAGCCGGTGCTGGACCTTGACCTTTCGCCCCTGAACCCGGACGCGACCGTCTACGACATCGTCTATGCGCCGCTGGAGACGCAGTTGCTCAAGGCGGCGCGCATGAACGGATTGAAGACCCTCGACGGGCTGGAGATGCTGATCGGGCAGGCGGCGCTGGCCTTCGACATCTTCTTCGATGCGCAGGCGCCGCGCGAACGGGACGAGGAATTGCGCGCCCTGCTGCTTGCCGCCTGA
- a CDS encoding Maf family protein encodes MIVLASQSASRRALLQAAQVPFEALSPGVDEEAAKEALRADGLDARQLADALAELKALRVSRRVPGGLVLGCDQTLSLDDGAMIDKAVDRSDAERILKLLSGRVHHLHSAAVIALNGEPIWRHIERVRMTVRPLSDAFIAQYLDGDWEQCRWCVGCYRIEGPGAQLFSRVEGSQFAIQGLPLLPLLDFLRIRGVLES; translated from the coding sequence ATGATCGTGCTGGCGTCGCAAAGCGCGAGCCGCCGGGCGCTGCTGCAAGCGGCGCAAGTGCCGTTCGAGGCGCTCTCGCCCGGCGTCGACGAGGAAGCGGCCAAGGAAGCCCTGCGCGCCGACGGGCTGGACGCCCGGCAACTGGCCGACGCGCTGGCGGAACTCAAGGCGCTGCGCGTGTCGCGCCGGGTGCCGGGCGGGCTGGTGCTGGGCTGCGACCAGACGCTCAGCCTGGACGACGGCGCGATGATCGACAAGGCGGTCGACCGCAGCGATGCGGAGCGGATATTGAAGCTGCTTTCCGGGCGGGTGCATCATCTCCACAGCGCGGCGGTGATCGCGCTCAACGGCGAACCGATCTGGCGGCATATCGAGCGGGTGCGGATGACGGTGCGCCCCTTGTCCGACGCATTCATCGCGCAATATCTCGACGGCGACTGGGAGCAATGCCGCTGGTGCGTCGGCTGCTACCGGATAGAGGGGCCGGGCGCGCAGCTTTTCAGCCGGGTCGAAGGCAGCCAATTCGCGATTCAGGGCCTGCCGCTGCTGCCCCTGCTTGACTTTCTGCGCATCCGGGGCGTTCTGGAGTCATGA